In the genome of Ammoniphilus sp. CFH 90114, the window TAGGTGACTTGCTAAGTCAAGACATGGCCGAGCAATTAAAGAAGATAAAAAAGGAAAAAGAACAGGAACTACAGAAGCAACGAGAAGAAGAATTGGCTCGTAAGCAATTCGAAGCAAAACAAAGAGAAAAGAATAAAACGTTTGAAGAGCTTCTTAATGAAACTCCAATGGATTGGAAGAAATACAAATAGCTGACATAAATCCAAATCCCTCAGTGCAAAATAGGATATATCATGCATTGGGGGCATTTTTTTGTTGTAGCCATCACTTATTTACATTAGGAGTCTGAAAAGAGAAGGCTTCGAATAGGAATAAGTGGAGGGGGGATACACGAATGCTTGTCCAATTTATTTCGGGAGTTACGTTTTTATCTTTTATCTTTCTCTGGGCTATAGATGGATTTGAAGGTTATTTTAAAAACTTTGAAAAGCAAATTGCAGAAGTCAGTTACATGGACCGCATTAATAAGGAAAAGTATCTTGAAGAGGTTGGCTATAATGTAATGAATGATCCGTGGTAGGAGTAGATAGCATTGAGGGACTCTCTGTTCATCCATTCGATAAAGGAATATATAAGGTTATTAAGCTCTTCTGCTCCAACCCCAGGGGGAGGCAGCACATCGGCTGTCGTTGCCTCCCTAGGAGCGGCTATCGCTCTTATGGCGGCAAGAATCAGTGATCGCTCTGAGGTGGAAATAGAGCTGCAGATACGGATTCAGAGTTTGTTGAAGCATCTTGATCATTTTGAAGCATTGTGCCAAGAGGATATTCAAGCCTTTCAAGAGGTGATGACTGCCCTTGAAAAGAAAGAGGAGAAAGAACAGCTTCAGCACCGAATTTTACAAGCGGCTCAAGTGCCCTTCGAACTTGCAAGAGAGTGTTTGGATACAATATGTCTATGCGGTGAGCTTCTCTACCGGATAAAAAAGAATGTACTAAGCGATCTTGGCTGTGCTGTATTGTTTCTCGATGCTGCTTGCCAAGGAGCCTTACT includes:
- a CDS encoding cyclodeaminase/cyclohydrolase family protein produces the protein MRDSLFIHSIKEYIRLLSSSAPTPGGGSTSAVVASLGAAIALMAARISDRSEVEIELQIRIQSLLKHLDHFEALCQEDIQAFQEVMTALEKKEEKEQLQHRILQAAQVPFELARECLDTICLCGELLYRIKKNVLSDLGCAVLFLDAACQGALLTMSINLKYIKDSKQLQFYQGEVERLKKQSRVTCKDILKRVETQMENIRSKEK
- a CDS encoding YqkE family protein; this translates as MKRKTSSKSSSKPANNEAALSLGDLLSQDMAEQLKKIKKEKEQELQKQREEELARKQFEAKQREKNKTFEELLNETPMDWKKYK